aagaaaaatatatatacaacaaaATTTGAACTaacataaatttaattaataaaattttaaatttacctctcaaccaattatttcattatttattatttttaaatacacaTTATGTTACACATACTGTATTCTAGTTTTAAAAAATTCCTATTAATCCTGTTTGCAATTAAAAAAGAAACTCTTTTACTGAAGTATTGTGGAAACTTAAAAGATACGGTTTTAGATAGTCATAAAGAAAACCAATTAGAAATGGAACAATTAAAGCCCAATCCTTGATTGTAGCCCAGCCCAAAGCAGTCAATTTTCAGTTTGGACTCTCGTTTTTTCTATTTCATTCTCTCATTTATTTTTGCTTGTTATACACTAATTATCAGTAATTAATCTCTGTTTAAGCTTTGTCTAATCCAAATTAAACTACTCTCTCATAATAAGCTATAAATATCCTCCTTTTCAGATACAAACTATTTCATTTTTTTGAAGATGATGTCTCCAAGGCCAATCTCTGAGGTTCGCGGATCGTCTAATTTCAGGTAtgtattaaaacaaaataaatctctcattctgttttttttttttcaattttcaattttattttttagaacCCTAGTTTTTCTGTTTGGTTTTCTAGAAGAAATGACATTTGTGGAGGAATTTGAAATTTGAATCTTACGTTTATTTGTGGAGTTTAGGTCAACTGCATTTCTTGCCTTCAAAGTGATATGCTATGAAGTTCCGATAAGTTTCTGTTCAAGTTTCCGATTTTCCAGCATTTTCTGGCCAACTCAACAGTGCCCTTACTTTGTTTTAGCGACTAGCGTGTTTAGCATTACTAAACTGAATAATGTCTACCAGTGTTGCGTACTTCTATGTAGTTTATGGGAAATTTTAGCTTAGTTTAGCTAAAGTATTGTTCTAAAAGTCGTAATCATTGAGCTATTAAACTTTTGATAATGATTTTTTGTTAAGAGATTAAAATAAATGTtctcatatatttataaatactaataaaatacatttgaaacaCTGTTATATGACTATATGTTCATATACTTGTATATAAATTAATTGTATTATATTTTTGTTTGCTAGATCTTAGATGATTTTGccattaattatttttacttgTAGGCAAACTCCTCTGCAGATAATCCACATTGTTGGGAACTTCTTGAGAATATGGTCAGTTTATTCCATGTATCGGTACCTGACCCAGACTGGAGCTTCAGTGATACTTTTTATCTTCAGTTGTCTGGTTCCCTCATCTATCTTATTTTTACTCTTGCAAAAGCCTTGGAAGGGAAGATCACTCTCAAATACACAGGTCAAGTAGGGTTGCTTCTTTTCCTGAGGAAGATAATAACAATTGGAAGAAAGAGTGCTCACTTGTATCTTTTTCCTTAATTTTTCCTTTTTGAAGTCTCTCTTAATTTTCAGGTGGTTCCTTCTGTAATTAATGGTGCTATAACAGCTTTATATTTCATCTTGTGGGGAAAGGGGCTTAAATCTTGTGGACCACTTAGGTGCGTTTCTGGTGCCTTAAACATTGTTTCTTATTTCTGTTTATGGTTACATGTCTCAAACATGCATAGTTTGGTTAGATTGGGCATATAAGATGGTATTGTATATTTGAAACCTTGTCTGATTTATAAAAACAATGTAATTTGCTATATATTTATTTGTTGAGTTTATGAGAAACCCCTATGCTTTCAACCTCCTATTTATAGGAATCTTGAAAGTTTCTCtttccattttaattatttatatttgtgcAAAATGCGTAGAAATGTCTTATTGTAGTGCCAAATCTGAAGGTGGAAATGGGGGAGAAAAATCTCTTGCCCTTGCTTGGACAGTTCCAGACATGATCCCTTTTTGATTGTTGTTAGAAAGGTGCAACTTTCACAAATTCTAAACTCCAAGCCTTTTGAAACATTTGTGTCAAAATTTGGCAAGGATGCACTTAATAAGTCGGATTAATTCATCTCCATGGATTACTTAATAGGCCTTATATGATGTTTTTTGGGCTAGATGTTTGATGCAATATCGcgcaattttgttttaatttgaaCTGTGTGAAAGTTTCTTTTATTGCTGTCTCTGCTACCACTTCCCTGCTACTAAAAGGAAAAAAAGTAAAAATGGAAGTTGTTAACAGCCCAAGAATATTGGATAGTTGTTGCATTAGCCTCTCTATACAATCCCGGGCGTCATAACCTGAACTTAAGATTCATGAGCCTAATGATCTTTCCACCTTTTATAGTGTGTTATGATTGACTCCTAGGTTCTCTTGACCTGATTTTAtccatatgaagctttaaatgGTACCCATGGCTAtattaatttgcattttattttttCTCTAGTGCTATATTGGCGGAATATTCCGGTGCTGTTCTTGGAGTATTATCTGCAGTATTGTATGGTAGAAGAGGCCATCTCTGGAAAAAGGTAAACACATTGAACTACAACGTATAGCTAATTcgactttttttttaattcacgTAAAACAGATTTGTACCTCTGTTTTCTGGGGCTGCCTTACCTTCAGAAGTAGTTGGACGCACATTAGTTTTATTGCTGTATCTGTTTAGAATTGAAATCAGTGGTACCATtagaaattagaataaaattttatatgtgcTCAGCATCAACATTAATGGTTGAAATTTCTGATGATGTCTTTTCTTCTGGTTTCCCAGGTTGGTGGGCTTATTGCAATGTTGGCATCTTTTTATTTCTTATCTCAAGGCTGGGCCTTGGCAACACTTTCTCCATTCTATATCCTCTCATAGGCTTTCCTCAAATCTAGGATGTTACAATGCAATAGGCTAGCTGTTTTGTGTCACCTTATTTGATTTTTCTCTGTAATCTCTAAACAGATGATCTTTTTATTCTTGTTCTGATTATTCTAGTTTGATTTGATAAACTTAACTAAAAAATACCATTCAAAGACAGCCTCGATTCAGAGGTTCAGACTGAACAAGTATTGGGCATGAGTAAAATGATGGTTCCCATCTTGGCTGGAATCTTATCAGCTCTGAGAAGGGTGATTGCAAGGCGAGTTTCACTCAAGGTATTGATGTTAATGCATCTAAAGTTATCTTCTAGCCTTTTTGTCAACTGAAAACCATCAGCTACTAGCCCCCAACCCCCTCAATATTGCaaactattttttaaaaagaaaaaaaaaaaaaactgttagATAATTATGTATTGTTGTCATTCTCTGCCTTTAGAATCAACTGAAAAGGCGGCTTCATGCAATAACCATTGCTTCTGCAACTTCTTTTCTATTCCCCGTGGCCATGTGGGACTTAATCATAGTAAGGGTTCTGTTGTTCTATTCATTCTCGTAATTTCATTGAGTATACATGTTTAGTTTCATCTCTCGTATCTTAGCTTGTTTGACAATTTTTGTTCTTTCCTCTGCATCAATTGAACACTTCAGGGATCTTCTGATAGCAATATGGAACTTCCTTTTTCTGCCTGGGCTTTTCTGAGTACAGTTCTTTTTGGAATAATATTGGTATTCTACGTTGACAGCATCGCAGAGGAGAAGTATGACAGTAACTAAAGCAGTTCTATGGTTTTTGTGATCTTTCTAGTTTTGAAGAGCCTGTTGCGTTATTTCGTCAAAATGTTTAGACTTGTGCATATATTATGTGCTAGAACACTCAGTTCTACATTCCCTTTGCATCCTTTTTATCTATTGTAGGTTCTGCATGGTCTAATTCAAGTACTGTTCTTTTTTCTGTTAtttttggaaaataaaagatgCAAGAGATGTTATTTTGTCAGTGGTAATTTTGCATGGATAACTTCCATTTATTTCAGCTTTAAGCATTTCAACTTAAAACAGTGTAAGACTTATATATAACTGCAACTGCTTCATCTGTTGATAGGTTGCATATGGTTTTCTCTTCTCCAAGACATTTAATGGCAGCTGCAGGATGCATAATTGTCATGGAGATTGCTTACAAAATGGACTTCTCCTTGGCAGGCTTTTTAATTTGTTCCTCAATATTAGGCATTGGTATGTTaacttcttcatttttcttgaagtgAATGAACCATGGATAAAGAAGGGTGCATCTCCTTTGGAgtgttttttttttcccctttcgaTCAAAATGGCGATGCATTCATCTCTAAACACATAGGAAAGAATTTCATATGGAGGTTTCTTttttaaatcataatttttcaagaaGCTGGATGTTCAAATCTTCACACACAATCGGCATCCTTTCATCTCTACCACATCTTGTTGAATATAGACTATTATGGCTTTGAAAACATATTAGGTGATAAAGAAATCTTATTGTACTTCCCTTATCTCTATTCACTTTTCAATATTTCCCATGAAGGAGCTCGTTTTCATGTTTGTTTTTGCAGTAAAATTTGATTTTCTCAACTCATTGCTGAAATTTCTCGAAAATGCTGCAAAAATCTTCAATGCAAAGCAATAAAAATAAACTCTCCTTGATTTTGGCCCTTGACATGAAACATGTGCAAGTTTACCATAAGCAATGTTTTTGTGCCTAAATTTCAAGAGATCTTATGTTTGATTCTCCCTAAATTTGTAGGGATATATGAGGCAACTACCTTGGAACGTGGTAGGAAAGATTCTCTTCAAAAACCAGAAATATCAAATGGGATGTTGGATGATGAACTTGAGATGCCTTCTCTTCCGACTTAATTTGTGCAATTCTGGTGTGTACATGTCAAACTCCTTGGTCTTTCTATTCCCCGTTTTTATGAAAGCATAATATTGCATGGCTGTGGTTTTGGGTGGGTAGTATGAAGTGACTTTGATCGGTTCATTCTAATACATGAAACTGCTCAATGATGATGTTGGTAGGCAGTAGTTGTTTTCAGTAAAATATTTTGTGTTCTGAATGATGGACTTAAATTTACTAATTCAAAAACAGGGATATAGACTCAGCTAGATATAGTTTGAGACTTAAGTAGCCAGTCAAAGATACTTCTTTGAGTTATTTTCATCAGTTCAAAATGTTTTGGGGGGAGGGGTGAATAATACTTGGCCTCTAAGCTGGTGGATGCATTCACCAAAAAAAACACCCGGGTAGTATTGGAAGAGCATCCGACCATACTTTTGTGGTGGTGAATGGCTTTTGCTGACTGTTCTACCTTTTTTGTGCAGTGACAATCTAGGGTTTACGCATGAACAAGCAATTTTCTTGCAGCATTTATTGTGAAGATGTTGATTTTGTTACCCTTAGTTATTGGGCATGATGGGTAATAAACCTCATTGCTTTAATCAGTTTCCAGCCAGGTACTCCCCCTGCCCACATTCTTTATTTGTCAAAATGGTATAACATGTGAGCCAATCGTTGAACTGATGGTTTGGACCCAAGTGTAGCATTCAACAGGATCCATCGTTGTAAAAGTGTTTCAAATATTACTTATCATTTATAGTTTATAACTACCCGTTCATAGTTTACAACTACCCATCGGCAAGATTATGCTTTGTATTTGTCCTCAAAGGATTCTACGGATCACTTCTACAGCTTACAGTTCAGTTTTTTTATCAACAAAAACTCAAGTGTTAAGAGACTGGTCGTTCTATTTTTATCTCAGACGGCTTTTGCTAATTGAAAAAATTCGGTTCCTTTTGATAGATAAGAGACTTCTGCTTTGAAGTCTGATGTGTTTGGACTTCTGTTTTGGAATTTTCGGACTGTAGGCATTATGGCACGTAAATGCTTAGGTGTAgcttggcaaaaaaaaaaaaaaagaacctaGGATTTGTATGAATCTGTTTTATGATCTTTATGTGATTGCATTGCTGGTAATACAATCTTCATTCATCTTGATTGATTAGTCATTGGTAACTGCTGGTGACTTTCTTTTCCTGTCGTTTCACTCTTGAGAGATTATCGGAAGaaacttgaaaaaaaataaaggggGGGTGCTGTTTTACTGGTTACCTAACATATTTGCCTGCCGGCAATAGTAGCGGAATTTGATTAGTTGTGTTTTTATGGTCAAAAATtgagtttaaaaatttatatatttgtatAAGTGTGGACACGTAATTTATGTTAAAACATTTTATACATTGATCTTTGTTTTTTTACTTATGGTAATGCGCACATATGTTATGAGGCAATAACCTTTCGTATATCTTGTTTGTAAATTGTTACTATATGGTCATATATCTTTCTTCAAATAAACAACTCTATAAGAATGATAATGTTTTATGCCTCACACAATCTCTTGCTAACGAAACATAAATAGTTACCcctagttaaatttattattgtgCTAAGTTTAACAAATGGCTTTAAACTAAGGAAACAAAAACAATAACATAAAAAATGTTGCCCAAACTTAAGTTTCTAATAGGTATaagattttttcttaaaaaatagaTATACGTTTTTCTTTTGTTCAAatctaatataatatatatatatatgctatagAAGGGTTTGGTTTGGCAACCCATAACGCTTCCACGTGGATTTGTGAAGTCAGCTTTCAAAAGGaaattaacaaatatatataaagaGTATTGATCTATGTGGGAATTTATTTCACAATCCTGATTACTCTTGGTTTtgctaattcaatttctactaacTCAGTTTTGGAATGTGACATTAAATATGTTACACTATAAATATCATtggtgaataaatccataaatagattcaggatctattctgctTGGGTCTTGTCCGATTTACTGTAGTCTAGTCAGTCGCATCTATATGTCTATCTTTTAGGCGTCATTCACTCTAAtgcccaagacaaggcatcttcacaattggacttgatagacgatatattagtcttttaattggtttgctcatttctgattagattaaggacatgtttaggttcatctactaatacaattTGTCTTTCCGTACTATGATCCGACCATGTAATAttgcttaatattagttaaacatttagacaatcaatgagcaacatttgtttccattttgctttgcatgcaaaaatcatgtgaagaaaattatacaaaatatattaatcctaataaatgaatttgttttattaatcaaTCTGCTCAAAAAATTTACAAGTTATAttgacgaaaatactacacttagggcactagtGTCAAGGGGTTAGACCTTTCGTCTCGTAATCCGTGCAGCCTTAGGCGATTCGCTCGTCCAAACTCACCTAAGTCAGTCTTTACTCAAATGAGGATTCTTTAAGAACTTCTTCAAGGCACCAAATTGAAAAGCAGAAGCGATTTAATGCTAAAAGAAGTAACCAAAAGAAACAACAGAAAGAGCGCtcgcaaagtgtttgagtaaatgctctctattatcttattcacaaagaataatgaaacaatgaatgaaATGAGTACAAATGaaggggaggctctctatttatacttgagctcccccaaaaccgacggtcaagatgcatttacatcgacggacgagattaaccatatcccatgacttaagggatttacaagatatgattgCCTCTATCTTTTAAGATTAGTTACCATAGTTGCCTAAGTTGTCATATCTTTGCTATCGGGCTAACCAGGCTTTTCCAAcagttccttgaatcgggccagcTCTCGTGTGCCAAATGATCCACATCTAAGTAATAGACTTCCATTGGATGCATTTGGTgcgatggtcacgggctttgaactctaacccgtgacattctcccccaTCCATTCTCACAACGTCCTCGTTGCGACTTTCGAATGGCACTGACTTGATTCGCCTCGATCTCGTCTTGACGCCTTAGCTTTTCCCTTCCTTCGAGACTTCTACCTCAGCTTCCGTCGCTTCTTAACTCGAGCCGTCCTACTCGTTTGTACATCTCGACGACAATGAGTTATGTCACTCCTTTTCCCACATTCTAACTCCTCTCGAACAGAATCCTCGTGATTCACAACAATTGGCTTCGCTTTGCCCACAGTCTCTCGGCCTCCTTGGTCAAGAACTTCGAAAAGGCCCCTACGTTCTTGTTAAGTTAACAAGTTAGAATGCAACACACTATCAGAGTGTTCGGGATGTACCTTTGTATTTACTCGGGTCAACTGTCTTACATGCATCACTTCTTTTTCCTTAAAGTCTGATGCACCACCCACCTCTTCCATAGGTGGAAGCCTTATCGATGACTCGGCCAACTCCGACGCTTCGCTCGACTTGAGCCTCATTGGTCTAGCTTCACTATTTTCATCGCAACTTCTTCCTCTAAGTTTGATGACACACTCACATCTTCCTTGGGTGGAAGCCCCTTCGACTACTCACCATGCTCGGACATTGCCTTTTCTTTGACTACGGCTTACTTTGGACAGTTTCGCAACTCATGCGAACTACGGCACAAAAAGCACTTTACTCgcttctttttgtttttatttacccTCTTGGCTTCGGCATTTCCCTTGTGCGAACCAAGCTTCTTGGGCTCCTTGTTTCTCCATCGTTCCCTTCAATGACAGACTTGCTCCTCTTTACCCTCTTGGCTTCGACTTTTCCCTTGCTCAAACCAAGCTTCTTAGGTTTCTTGTCTACTCCACCGTTCCCATCGATGATAGACTTTCTCGGACACTTCGGTAACCTATGCGGACAATGACACAAGAAGCACTCCACTGGCTTCTTCTCACTTTCAGCCTCCTTGGCTTCGACACCCCTTGCGCTTGAACCAAGTCCCAAGGCCTTATTTACCGACTTTT
This window of the Gossypium arboreum isolate Shixiya-1 chromosome 12, ASM2569848v2, whole genome shotgun sequence genome carries:
- the LOC108477025 gene encoding uncharacterized protein LOC108477025 — protein: MMSPRPISEVRGSSNFRQTPLQIIHIVGNFLRIWSVYSMYRYLTQTGASVILFIFSCLVPSSILFLLLQKPWKGRSLSNTQVVPSVINGAITALYFILWGKGLKSCGPLSAILAEYSGAVLGVLSAVLYGRRGHLWKKVGGLIAMLASFYFLSQGWALATLSPFSFKDSLDSEVQTEQVLGMSKMMVPILAGILSALRRVIARRVSLKNQLKRRLHAITIASATSFLFPVAMWDLIIGSSDSNMELPFSAWAFLSTVLFGIILVFYVDSIAEEKLHMVFSSPRHLMAAAGCIIVMEIAYKMDFSLAGFLICSSILGIGIYEATTLERGRKDSLQKPEISNGMLDDELEMPSLPT